TGTTTGGCTGGTCAGCTGCTGCCTGGCTTTTAAGTAAGTCATTCAGTCCTTGCTGCATTTCCCGTTTTTTAGCCTGTAAAGCAGCAACATACTGATTCAGCTCGGTAATTTTCTCTTTCTGATCTTCGATGCTGCGTTCCAGTACTGGAATTTGTGCTTCGATGTCCATTTGCCGGGCGACGGCAGCTTCTGCTAAATCATCCCGTTCTGCCTGCAGTGCCACCTGAATCTGTTCGCTCAGTTGTTCATGTTCTTCATTTTCGTTGATGAGCTGTTTGCTGGTCAGGTGTTTAGCCGCTTCCTGGCGACCTAATTCGTGACGGACTTCACCGATTGCCTGATCTACTTCCCGAATTGCTTCTTCCAGAACAATGGCCGGTGCCATATTTTCGACGCTGTCGACAAGTGAGTTTGCGGAGGCGGAGACGATCCGGCCTATTCGCGAGAGCAAAGATTCGTTCATAGTAAGTTCCTTATACTGTTTTGATATGCGGGAGGGACAGTAATGTCTCCAGGGTTGGCTGCAAGGCGCGTAAGTGGCGGACGGTAATGTCCGGATCGTAACTGGGGCCTTTTTCCGTAATGGCCAGGCGAAGTAGGTTACTGAAACAGCGGAATATCAGTTCAGTCAGATCTGTTTCAGTATTTTTTAAGTGCGTAGCGCTCAACGATGTATCTTGCGGCAGGGCTGCAGTCAGTTGAGGCAACGTCAGCAATAAAGTTTGTAAAACTTCGGAGTGAATATTTTCGTTTTGTTCCAGGCTCTGAACCTGTTGCAATAATGCCTGCAAGTATTCTGTATAGCTGTTATGCAAAGCAACATGCGTATTGCTGATGGTATCGTGAAGGCGTGCCTGAATGATCAGTTCACGGACTTTTTCGCTGAGGGTACTGGCATTCTGCCAGTTGGATGAGGCCAGAAAATCATAGTCTTCCTGAGATAATCTGACACTGACGGTGTGACTTTTTCCAGACATATGCGCGAGCTCTCCGTGCCGGCGTTTACATTTGTCATACAATGTATGAACGATGCTTATGTATGTCAATACAATTGAGAATTGTTTAATAAAAAATATTGCTTTTGGTTTTAGATACGGACCGAAGATTCTAAGTTTTTGTAACACAGTAAAATTACAGAGCCTTATGCTTGCCAGCCAGTGCTCTTACCAACGACATCTTCCAGCATGGCGATTTCTCGGGATAACTCGCGGGACAGGTTGATCATAAACAGGCCAAAGTCATTGGGAAAATCCACATGTAAATCAAAGAACTGTGAGGCGCTGATTTGCAGCACGATGCTGTCATCAAAGGCGATTTCGGTACCGCTGTTGGGGATCATTGCGATCATTGAGTCAAAGCCGATCTGTTCGCCGGCGAGGAAGTGACGGGTGAGTACGTCGTGGGTTTCACAGTGTTTGTAAAAGGCGATATCACCTTCCAGCACAATACTGAAACCGTCGACCGGTGATTCATATGGCTTGAGAATTTCCCCCTGCTCCAGCTGAACACAGAAACCTTTGTGCACCATGTTACTAATCATTTCATCAGACAATGCGCCGAAACTGGCCAGCTCCCTGAAATAGGGGAGGCTGAACTGTTCAAGTAAAGGCCCTGCCTGCAAGGTTTCCATTGGCTACAAGGTTCAGTGGCGGCTGATATTTAAAGTATATACATAGATCAGATGATTGATGTGCTGGTGGCAAAATTTTTGTAGAAGAAGATGGTGAGTGGCAGCTGATAACTAAAAAAGCCCTGAACAGTCAGGGCTTTTTCTATTGATTAAGCTTTATTCAATATTCTGAATCTGCTCGCGCATCTGTTCGATCAGTACTTTCAGTTCTACCGCGCTTTGCGTGGTGTCGCTGACGATTGATTTGGATGACAGGGTATTCGCTTCGCGGTTGAGTTCCTGCATCAGGAAGTCCAGCCGGCGGCCGATCGGGCCTTTTTGTTTCAGGACACGTTTTACTTCTTGCACATGGGTGTTCAGGCGATCCATTTCTTCATCGACGTCGGCCTTTTGTGCCAGGATAACCATTTCCTGTTCCAGACGGGTTGGGTCCAGTTCT
The DNA window shown above is from Aliamphritea ceti and carries:
- a CDS encoding PspA/IM30 family protein, which produces MNESLLSRIGRIVSASANSLVDSVENMAPAIVLEEAIREVDQAIGEVRHELGRQEAAKHLTSKQLINENEEHEQLSEQIQVALQAERDDLAEAAVARQMDIEAQIPVLERSIEDQKEKITELNQYVAALQAKKREMQQGLNDLLKSQAAADQPNSNGNTPGNSTSQQVDKAQSTFDRVMTKATGNPARENNADAGKLAELEELSRNNRIQERLQQLKAAK